The segment CGCATGGTTCACCTTGCAGCACATCGTGCTGCCCATCGGCATCAGCTTTTTCACCTTCCAGCAGATTGCCTTTCTGGTGGACGTCTACCAAGGCAAGATGAGCGGGCGCGAAGGGCTGTCGAGCTACAGTCTGTTTGTCTGCTTCTTCCCGCAACTGGTGGCCGGACCCATTGTGCATCACCGCGAGATGATGCCCCAGTTCAGCAGTCTGGAAAACCGTCGCTTCAACTGGGACAATATCTACGCCGGTCTGGTGATGTTTTTCCTCGGACTGGGCAAGAAGGTCATGGTGGCTGATTCCCTGTCCCCGGTGGTGGGCTACTGTTTCGACACTTCCGCTTCTTTGAGTTTTGCGGAGGCGTGGCTGGGCAGTCTGGCCTATACGCTGCAGCTCTATTTCGATTTTTCGGGCTATAGCGACATGGCCATCGGCTGTGCGCTGCTATTCAATATCCATCTGCCCCAGAACTTTCTATCGCCCTACAAAGCCTCAAATATACAGGAATTCTGGCGCAGTTGGCACATTACCTTGTCCCGTTGGCTGAGGGATTATCTGTACATCCCCCTGGGTGGAAACAGGAAAGGCGAGCGGGGGACCCTGCGTAACCTGTTCATCACGTTTCTGCTGGGCGGCCTGTGGCATGGTGCCGGGTGGACCTTCGTGGCCTGGGGATTCCTGCACGGCACGGCCCTGTGTCTGCATCGTGTCTGGTCCCGCTGGTGGGGCCGCAAGATGCCAAGGGTGGCGGGCGTGTTCGTTACTCTGATGTTCGTTAATTTTGCGTGGGTCGTGTTTCGGGCCACCAGCTTTTCGGACGCCCTCAAGGTCTATGGCGGAATGCTGGGGCAAAACGGCTGGGTGTTGGGCGAGGCCTTTACTCGCACCGTTGCATTGTCGACGCCCAGTCATGGGCGGCTAGTAATCCCGGGGATCGTGTTCCTGCTGGGCATCTGCCTGTGGGGGCCCAACAGCACGGAGCTGACGAGCAAGAGGATGCCTCATCTGGCAATGACGGCCTGGGTGACGGCCTTGGGATTGAGTTCATTGTTGTTGTTCCTGCAGGCCAACCGGGTCAGTGAGTTTATTTATTTTCAGTTCTAGATAGGGCCAGAGCCCTTGGATGTTTGATGCAAAAGACCAGACTTCACGCCATATTCCTGCTCATCGTGCTCGGTCTCGCCGTTCCGGCGGTGGGGGTGCTGAATTATGCCGTGGATCCGCTGCAGGTATATAGCCGGGCCAACGGGATGCCCTGGATGTGGCAGAATCAGCGCTATCAGAATGTGGCCAAGATTCGGCATTACATCAATGCAGGTGAATACCGGAACGTGATTCTCGGCAATTCGACCTCGGATAATTATCTGCCTTCGCGATTGGAGCAAATTTTTGACTGGGAACCGACGATCAAGCTGACCATCGATGGCGGAACCCTGTGCGAAGTGGGGGGGATGCTGGATCATCTGGATATGGCGAAGGTGGAGCACGTGTTTTGGGGCATCGGGCTGGAGATTCTGAACGATAGTGCCGATGCGGGGAATGAAAAGTATGAATTCCCCCGGTATCTCTATACCGCGCCGGTGCTGGATGATTATCCGTATTTATTGAATATCGATTTCTTCAAATATTCCCTGCGGACGCTGGTTGGTCTGTCCCCGAAACCGGGGCGTTGGTTCAAGGATATGGACCTGCTCAATTACTGGATGACCGACGAGCGCGTGGCCAATTACGCCACCTATGAAGAGGCCCTGAACAGGCATCTGAAACGGATAGAGGAAAGCGGAGATAAACAACGTTCCGCAGTGGAGGAGGATGTTTCGTGTCCCGGTGTGGATGCCAACGTTTTACCTCATGTGCGGGCCAATCCTGGCATCAAGTTCGTGTTCGTGCTCAGCCCGGTGCATGGCGTTGGCCGCAAAAGTGAGATCGATCTGCCGCGCTATTATGCGGCCCAGCGGCATCTGGTGCGAGCGTTGGATGCCCTGCCCAACGCCACGGTCTATGGATTCGAGAATGAACCACAGATCGTGAACAATCTGGCAAACTTCCGGGATAATGTGCATTTCCATTCCGGGGTCAACGAATTCATTATCAATACCATCGCCAGCGGGCGCGAGCCGCTCACGGCCAGCAATGTGGACGCTTACATCGAGTCTTGCCTTGCCGTGCTGGAAGACAGCGGTAAGGTCTTTGATTTTGCCGCAATGATCCCCATGCGCACGGAGCATGAGCGCCAGGTGCTGGCCGATGCCCTGGATCACAAGGGGCAGAAGTAGGCAGGTGCCTGGGCTCATGTTTTGGGCTTTCTGGAAACTCTCCTTCTTTTCCAAGACCTCTCTGTTTGTCTTCTTTTTGCATGTTAGAGCGTAAATATGCGTAGCAAGCGCCTAGGATAATTGATTGTTATTCTTGAGGATGGAGTGTGCGTGCCCGTGCTGCATGCCGAAACTCTTCGTGAATATGCGGGGATTCCCCCATTCAATTTTTTGAGTGCCAAGCTTACATTGATCATAACGGGTGTTGAAGGGGGGAACCGGCCCTGTGTGGCCGGACCGGTATAAGCAGGCACCCTGCTGATCTTCCAGAGCGGAGTTGTTTCGGTACTCCCAGTTTGGTACCCGGTGCAAATGATTATTTGCCGAAGACGACTCCGTTCAGGAAGGTGAAACCCGGTGACTCAGGTCACCGGGTTTTTTGGTGTCTGAATTCAGGCAGGGTGGCTGGTCTGTCCCTTTGTGTTATGCTCGGTGCAAAGGAGGTCCGCATGCCGAAACTCAACTGGAGCCCGAGTCTGTCTCTGGGAGTGAAAAGCCTGGACAGACAGCATCAGGAACTCATCGACATCGCCAACAAGGTGATTGAGGCCGTGGAGCAGGAACAAGGGCAGGATGCCGTGCGTAGCGTCATCCAATCCCTGCGCGAGTATACCGTGCACCATTTCCACGATGAAGAAGAACAGATGAAAGCCGTGCGCTATCCCAAACGTGCGGACCACGCCGCGCTTCATGCGGAACTGGTGCGCTCGGTCAAGGACTTCCAGTACAGGATTTACATCAAGGAAGTGGTCTCCGGCGCACAGGTCAAGGCCTTCCTCAAGGGCTGGCTGCTGGAGCACATTCTGAATGAAGATCTGGATTTCGGACGCTATGTTCAAAGTGTGAATGCTCTGGCTGATCAGGGCGACTGATTCCACCCCCCTCGGCAGATTTCAATGCCTTGTCTTGTGCCTCAAAGCATGTCTTTTTGTGTTTTTTTGCCTGTCTCAGTGGTTAATTTCTCCTTTCTGTAGTTGTTTGGTTAACCAATCAATGCGCATGATGCGGAAACTGGATTGAGTGCCTGTCTTGGTTGCTTGAACAGTCAATTGTGTGCCGATTAGGTATGCAATAGGACTGTAAACCAGTTGTGGCGAGGCATTCGTGACTGTTCCAGCATATGCCAACTGCTTCGTCAGGCCCCTCCTGAAGCCCCTGTCTCGTGAATCTCTACCTCTGTGGTGGTGCATGAAAGCAATGTAGCGGGGGGTGGTTGACCTGAGGTTTTTTGTACCCTACAAAGTTTGCCCGGCCTCTTTAAGGACCAGTGGTTCGGTCGGGTATCGCCCTCGGCGTGGCAACCGAGGGCGGTGGTGTGTGTTGTTTCAGAGGCAATTCTTTTTTCAAGGGGTAACCATGTCGAATCTGCTTGTAGTTCTCGTTCTCTTGCCCTTCGTGGCCGGATTGGCGTGCTATCTGCTGCGCGCTAGCTTCGTTCGGTCACTGGTTGTCTTGGGCACGGGCGGCATCCTGGCGGTGGCTTCCATCGCGCTCATGATGACCGGTCCGTTCACGTATTCGCCTGGACCTGTGCTTGGCATGAGCTGGGATTCGCTGATCACCATCGCGGATTTCGCGCTGCTCATCGTGATCCTGTTTTACGGTTTTAAGCACAACAACCTGCTGATCAAACTTTTCTCAGTCGCACAGATGGTGGGGCTGGTGATCCTTGAGCTGTTCTGGGTGGACCATACTGCCCATGTGCCGACGTTCTACGCGGACCAGCTTTCGTTGATCATGGTCTTGATCATCAGCATCGTCGGCTCGCTCATTTGCATCTACGCCATTCCTTACATGAAGGAACACGAAGAGCATCTGCATCTCGAAACCTCGAAGCAGCCCCGGTTCTTCCTGTTCCTGGTGCTCTTCCTGGGCGCCATGAACGGCCTGGTGTTGTCCAACAACATCCTGTGGCTGTACTTCTTCTTCGAGATCACCACGTTCTGTTCCTTCATGCTCATCGGGCATGACGGTACCGAGATCGCCATCAAGAACTCCGTCCGCGCCTTGTGGATGAACAGCGCTGGCGGCGTGGCCTTTGTGGCGGGTATGATGTTCATTTACGCCACCGCAGCCACCCTGGACATCCAGGCACTGCTGGCTTCCGGAAGCGCCACTGCCGTGGGCCTGCTTGTCGGTCTGGCGTTCATCTCTTTTGCTGGCTTCACCAAGGCCGCCCAGTTGCCCTTCCAGGGCTGGCTGCTCGGCGCCATGGTTGCACCGACTCCGGTCTCCGCGCTGCTCCATTCGAGCACCATGGTCAAGGCCGGCGTCTATGTGGTCCTGCGCTTCGCCCCGGCCTTTGCCGGTACGTTCGTGGCCACCGGCGTGGCCCTGTGCGGTGGATTTACCTTCCTGGCTTGTGCCGCTCTGGCCATCAGCCAGTCCAACGGTAAAAAGATCCTGGCCTATTCGACCATCTCGAACCTGGGTCTGATCATTGCCTGCGCGGGCATCAACACCCCCGCGGCTCACACCGCAGCCATCTTCCTGATCATCTTCCACGCCGTGTCCAAGGCTCTGCTGTTCCTGTGCGTTGGCACCATCGAACAGCGCATCGGCAGCCGGGACATTGAAGACATGCGCGGCCTCTACGCCCGCATGCCCCGCACGGCCTGGATCACCATCACCGGCATCCTGACCATGCTGCTGCCTCCCTTTGGTGTGCTGCTGGGCAAATGGATGGCCATCGAGGCCGCTTCCGATCAGCTGTTCGTCGTGGTCATGCTGGCCATGGGTTCCGCGCTGACCGTCGTCTACTGGGCTCGTTGGGCGGGATCGCTCCTGGACATGCCCGGTGGCGAGAAGCCCGTACCCGAAGAGCAGGCCCTGCTGATGCGTCTGCCGCTGCTGACTCTGTGTCTGGGTTCCGTGGGCTTGGCCCTGGCTTCCCCGGCCATGTACGAGTATCTGATCCGGCCCATGTTCGCCTCTGCGCCCTTTATGGTCACGGGTGGCGTGTTGTCCGGTCCCATGGGCGCTTTCGCCGTGTATCCGCTGTTCCTGGTGCTGGGTCTTGGTCTGCTGTACGCCTTGCGCGTCGTCAAGAAATCCCGCGGCATGACCTTCGCTGCCCCGTACTCTGGTGGCGCCAACGTCAAGGGCTCCAACGATGGCTCCTTCGTCGGTCCCATGAACGCCCCGGTTAAGATCGAGGCCGGTAACTACTACCTGCCCGCTTTCTTTGGTGAGGAGCGTTTGACCACCTTCGCCAATATCGCTGCGATCGCTCTGATCGTGCTCATGATTGGAGGGGCCCTGTAATGACCACTGAAATCATCCTGATTCTGATCGCTGTGATTGTCGCCCCCCTGCTGGGCGGCCTGATCTCCGGTATTGACCGCAAGCTCACCGCGTGGTTCCAGTCCCGTCAGGGACCCCCGATCACCCAGGGCTTTTTTGATGTTGCCAAGCTCTTCGGAAAAGAGAAGATGGCCGCCAACCCCTGGATCATCTTCTGCGCCTGGGTCTACCTGGTGGCAGCTGCTCTGTCCGTGGTGCTGTTCTTCCTACAGTCCGATCTCTTGCTCATCTTCTTTGTACAGGCCATCGGTGCCGTGTTCATGGTCATTGGTGCCATGAGTGTGCCGTCTCCTTACAGCCAGGTGGGCGCGCAGCGCGAACTGATCCAGATTCTGACCTACGAGCCCCTGCTGATTCTGGTGTTCGTTTCCATCTATCTGGCCACTGGCAGTTTCCAGATCGATCAGATCATGCAGGTCGAGCAGCCCTTGCTGTTCAAGCTGCCGCTGATGTTCATCGTTCTGGGTTACGCTCTGACCATCAAGCTCAGAAAGTCCCCCTTCGACTTCTCCACGTCCCACCACGGACACCAGGAGCTGGTCAAAGGCGTGCTGACCGAATACTCCGGCCCCTTCCTGGGTCTGGTGGAGGTCGCTCACTGGTACGAGACCATCCTGGTGCTCGGCCTGTGCGCTCTGTTCTGGAGCACGAACATCCTGGCCATGATCGCCCTGTTGGTGGTGACCTATCTGGCCGAGATCATCATCGACAACACCATGGCTCGTATGACCTGGCGTTGGATGCTCAAGTACGTGTGGAGCGTCGGCCTGGCCCTTAGTTTCGTGAACCTCATCTGGCTGTATGCAAAGGTCTAGGGAGCTATGCTGAAATCATTCATTAAAAAATCAAGGGTCAAGTCTCCCTGGATCATGCATTTTGATTGTGGGAGCTGTAACGGTTGCGACATCGAGACGCTGGCCTGTCTGACCCCGGTCTATGACATCGAGCGCTTCGGTATCGTCAACGTGGGTAACCCCAAGCACGCCGACATCCTGTTGGTGACGGGGACCGTGAACCATCGCAACAAGAAGGTCCTGAAGAACCTCTACGACCAGATGCCCGAGCCCAAGGCTGTGATTGCCATTGGCGCATGCGGTACCTCTGGCGGCGTGTTCCGTGAGGCCTATAACGTGGTCGGTGGCGTGGATAAGGTCATTCCGGTGGACGTGTACGTTCCCGGCTGCCCTGCCAAGCCCGAAGCCATCATTGACGGTGTTGTTCTGGGACTCCAGAAATTCGCCGAGAAAGTTGAAGGATAAAGGGAGCAACCGTGATTGAGAATCTTAAAGAAGTCACCCAGGATACGGTCGCAAGCGAAGTCCTGAAGCTGAAAAATGACGGCTACAGACTCGTGACCATGTCCTGCACTGAGTTGGACGCTGACTACGTGGACATCCTGTATCACTTCGACAAGGACCTGAAACTGGCCAACCTGCGCATGAAGCAGCCCAAGGACGCCAAGGTGCCCAGCATCTCCGGCATTCTCTTCGCTGCCCTGCTCGTGGAAAACGAGATGCGCGACCAGTTCGGCCTGGAGTTCGAGGGTCTGATCCTCGATTTCAACAGGACCCTGTATCTCGATGAGGAAATCACCGAGGTGCCGATGGTCTCCAACGTCAAGATCGTCAAACAGTAAGGATACATCATGGCCAAAACTATAATTCCCTTTGGTCCTCAGCATCCGGTTCTGCCGGAGCCGGTCCACCTGAAATTGGTGGTCGAGGACGAAATCGTCAAAGAGGCCATTCCGGCTCTTGGATATGTTCACAGAGGTCTGGAGAAGCTGACCGAGATCCGCGATTATCATCAGATGATCCAGGTCGTGGAACGCGTCTGCGGCATCTGCTCCTGTCTCCACGCCGCTTGCTTCTGCCAGGGCATCGAGGAGCTGATGAAGGTGGAGATTCCCCCCCGCGCCAAGTACCTGCGCGTGATCTGGGGCGAGCTGCATCGCATTCACAGCCACATGCTGTGGCTGGGTCTGTTTGCCGACGCCTTCGGTTTCGAGAGCGTGTTCCAGCAGTTCTGGAAGGTCCGTGAGAAGATCATGGATATCCTGGAAGCCACTGCCGGCAACCGTGTCATCATCTCCGTCAACGTCATGGGTGGTACCCGCTACGACATCAGTCCCGAGCAGTGCCGTTGGATCCTGCAGGAGTTGGATGAAGTCGAGACCGGCATGATCGCCTTGCAGAAGACCATGATGGAAGACTATACCGTCAAGCACCGTACCGTCGGTGTTGGCGTACTCACCAAGGAGCAGGCCATCGAGCTTGGCGCTGCTGGCCCCACCCTGCGTGGTTCCGGCGTTGCCCAGGACATGCGCATGCTCAAGTACGGCGCTTTCGCCGAGTTGGATTTCGAGCCAGTCGTCGAGACCGGTGGTGACTGCTACTCGCGCTCCAACGTGCGTTTCCGCGAGACCCTGCAGTCCATCGATCTGGTTCGCCAGGCCATCTCCAAGTTGCCCGAAGGCGAGACTCGCGTCCCGGTCAAGGGCAACCCCGAAGGCGAGATCATCTCTCGTATCGAGCAGCCTCGCGGCGAGCTGATGTACTACATCAAGGCCAGTGGCAAGAAGTATCTGGACCGTGTGCGTATTCGCACCCCCACATTCGCCAACGTGCCCCCCTTGCTTGCCATGGTGGGCGGCATCGAGTTGGCGAACGTCCCCGTGGCGGTCTTGTCCATCGACCCGTGCATTTCCTGCACGGAACGCTAAGGAGGAGCTGCCATGCTGTTCATGACACCGAATGTCGTTAAGAACTTCCTGTCCAAGAAGTCCACCCGCCTGTATCCCTTTGAAGTGCGCGAGCCCTTTGCAGGCTACCGTGGCGAGTTGGTCAATAACATCGACGAGTGCATCTTCTGTGGCATGTGTTCCAAGAAGTGCCCCTCGCAGTGCATCACCATCGATCGCAAGGCCGGAACCTGGGAATGTGATCCCTATGCCTGCATCTACTGCTCCATCTGCGTGGAAGCCTGTCCCACCAAGTGCCTGTCCATGAACAACGTGCACCGCAAGCCTGCGGCCACCAAGGTCATGTACTCGCTGCAGGGTGAGCCGCCCAAGCCCAAGAAAAAGGCTGCGGCCAAGGCTGACGACAAGCCCGCTAAAAAGGAAGACAAGTAGCCCGCACCTGCGAACTGCTTGATTTCTGATTGAACATCAAGCCCTCCTGGCTCAGGCCGGGGGGGCTTTTTTGTGTGCTGGTTACAAGGGGTCGTGTGTTGTAGGTCGCAGTTTCTCTGTCTTGGTCCGTGGTCATGGATCATCCCGGGCATTGACTTCGTGGGAACAGCTTCCCATGATGCATGGATGAAAAATGATCTCAAGCTGAGCCGCTGTGTGCAATTGCTCGCGGACAATGACCTCTTGGTGCTGGCCACCACTGGCCCACAGGGGCCGCACACCTCGCTGATGGCCTATGCGGCGTCACAGGACGGTCGCGAGGTCTACCTGGTCACGGCTGAGGACAGCCGCAAGTGGACCAACATCCAGTCCGACCCCCGGGTCAGCCTGATGATTGATGACCGGGTGCAAAAGCTTCCCAATGATCGCGAGTCGATTCATGCCCTGACCATATCCGGAGAGCATGATCCCCTTTCGGATGGTCCCGAAGCCGAACGGGTCCGGGCACTGCTCCTTGGGCGTCACCCACAGCTTGAACTCTTTTTGAGTCGCCCCGAAGGGCGACTGCTGCGCATCCGGGTTCGCAGTGTTCTGCTGCTGTCGGGCCTCGCCGATGCCTTCCACCACAGTTATCCTTCCTGACTCCTCGGTTTTCTCCTTGGTCACAAGGTGTCACCGGATTGAAACCCGGCTGTCACCCGAATCTCCTCTCGTCCCTGTGACCAGCAGGGATATTCCCCCTTGTCGCTGAAATGTAACGCAAAAGACACCGTCTCATAGACAAGTGACTGATTTGTTCCAGTAGTCAGGATTCTCAGCATGAGGGAAATACTCTACTGGGAGATTTGAATATGAGTCTGCGTGTCAAATTGATTGTCTTCTGCCTGCTTCTGGGGCTGCTGCCCGCAGTGGCGGTGGGACTGTTCAGCGTGCGCCTGGCTTCGGACAGCCTGTCTGGCGGAGCCATGCAGCAGCTGACTTCGGTGC is part of the Desulfovibrio ferrophilus genome and harbors:
- a CDS encoding MBOAT family O-acyltransferase gives rise to the protein MVFSSLEFIYLFLPLVVIGYHLLCRFGFYRAAPLFLFSASVFYYGYWNPANTWLILASIVVNYLWSMLLFNVERYRKPVLIMGIALNLGALCYYKYTDFFLGTANELFGAWFTLQHIVLPIGISFFTFQQIAFLVDVYQGKMSGREGLSSYSLFVCFFPQLVAGPIVHHREMMPQFSSLENRRFNWDNIYAGLVMFFLGLGKKVMVADSLSPVVGYCFDTSASLSFAEAWLGSLAYTLQLYFDFSGYSDMAIGCALLFNIHLPQNFLSPYKASNIQEFWRSWHITLSRWLRDYLYIPLGGNRKGERGTLRNLFITFLLGGLWHGAGWTFVAWGFLHGTALCLHRVWSRWWGRKMPRVAGVFVTLMFVNFAWVVFRATSFSDALKVYGGMLGQNGWVLGEAFTRTVALSTPSHGRLVIPGIVFLLGICLWGPNSTELTSKRMPHLAMTAWVTALGLSSLLLFLQANRVSEFIYFQF
- a CDS encoding bacteriohemerythrin, with protein sequence MPKLNWSPSLSLGVKSLDRQHQELIDIANKVIEAVEQEQGQDAVRSVIQSLREYTVHHFHDEEEQMKAVRYPKRADHAALHAELVRSVKDFQYRIYIKEVVSGAQVKAFLKGWLLEHILNEDLDFGRYVQSVNALADQGD
- a CDS encoding NADH-quinone oxidoreductase subunit L, coding for MSNLLVVLVLLPFVAGLACYLLRASFVRSLVVLGTGGILAVASIALMMTGPFTYSPGPVLGMSWDSLITIADFALLIVILFYGFKHNNLLIKLFSVAQMVGLVILELFWVDHTAHVPTFYADQLSLIMVLIISIVGSLICIYAIPYMKEHEEHLHLETSKQPRFFLFLVLFLGAMNGLVLSNNILWLYFFFEITTFCSFMLIGHDGTEIAIKNSVRALWMNSAGGVAFVAGMMFIYATAATLDIQALLASGSATAVGLLVGLAFISFAGFTKAAQLPFQGWLLGAMVAPTPVSALLHSSTMVKAGVYVVLRFAPAFAGTFVATGVALCGGFTFLACAALAISQSNGKKILAYSTISNLGLIIACAGINTPAAHTAAIFLIIFHAVSKALLFLCVGTIEQRIGSRDIEDMRGLYARMPRTAWITITGILTMLLPPFGVLLGKWMAIEAASDQLFVVVMLAMGSALTVVYWARWAGSLLDMPGGEKPVPEEQALLMRLPLLTLCLGSVGLALASPAMYEYLIRPMFASAPFMVTGGVLSGPMGAFAVYPLFLVLGLGLLYALRVVKKSRGMTFAAPYSGGANVKGSNDGSFVGPMNAPVKIEAGNYYLPAFFGEERLTTFANIAAIALIVLMIGGAL
- a CDS encoding respiratory chain complex I subunit 1 family protein — protein: MTTEIILILIAVIVAPLLGGLISGIDRKLTAWFQSRQGPPITQGFFDVAKLFGKEKMAANPWIIFCAWVYLVAAALSVVLFFLQSDLLLIFFVQAIGAVFMVIGAMSVPSPYSQVGAQRELIQILTYEPLLILVFVSIYLATGSFQIDQIMQVEQPLLFKLPLMFIVLGYALTIKLRKSPFDFSTSHHGHQELVKGVLTEYSGPFLGLVEVAHWYETILVLGLCALFWSTNILAMIALLVVTYLAEIIIDNTMARMTWRWMLKYVWSVGLALSFVNLIWLYAKV
- a CDS encoding NADH-quinone oxidoreductase subunit B family protein, producing MLKSFIKKSRVKSPWIMHFDCGSCNGCDIETLACLTPVYDIERFGIVNVGNPKHADILLVTGTVNHRNKKVLKNLYDQMPEPKAVIAIGACGTSGGVFREAYNVVGGVDKVIPVDVYVPGCPAKPEAIIDGVVLGLQKFAEKVEG
- a CDS encoding NADH-quinone oxidoreductase subunit C, producing the protein MIENLKEVTQDTVASEVLKLKNDGYRLVTMSCTELDADYVDILYHFDKDLKLANLRMKQPKDAKVPSISGILFAALLVENEMRDQFGLEFEGLILDFNRTLYLDEEITEVPMVSNVKIVKQ
- a CDS encoding nickel-dependent hydrogenase large subunit, which gives rise to MAKTIIPFGPQHPVLPEPVHLKLVVEDEIVKEAIPALGYVHRGLEKLTEIRDYHQMIQVVERVCGICSCLHAACFCQGIEELMKVEIPPRAKYLRVIWGELHRIHSHMLWLGLFADAFGFESVFQQFWKVREKIMDILEATAGNRVIISVNVMGGTRYDISPEQCRWILQELDEVETGMIALQKTMMEDYTVKHRTVGVGVLTKEQAIELGAAGPTLRGSGVAQDMRMLKYGAFAELDFEPVVETGGDCYSRSNVRFRETLQSIDLVRQAISKLPEGETRVPVKGNPEGEIISRIEQPRGELMYYIKASGKKYLDRVRIRTPTFANVPPLLAMVGGIELANVPVAVLSIDPCISCTER
- a CDS encoding 4Fe-4S dicluster domain-containing protein, translated to MLFMTPNVVKNFLSKKSTRLYPFEVREPFAGYRGELVNNIDECIFCGMCSKKCPSQCITIDRKAGTWECDPYACIYCSICVEACPTKCLSMNNVHRKPAATKVMYSLQGEPPKPKKKAAAKADDKPAKKEDK
- a CDS encoding pyridoxamine 5'-phosphate oxidase family protein, coding for MKNDLKLSRCVQLLADNDLLVLATTGPQGPHTSLMAYAASQDGREVYLVTAEDSRKWTNIQSDPRVSLMIDDRVQKLPNDRESIHALTISGEHDPLSDGPEAERVRALLLGRHPQLELFLSRPEGRLLRIRVRSVLLLSGLADAFHHSYPS